The following are encoded in a window of Diorhabda sublineata isolate icDioSubl1.1 chromosome 5, icDioSubl1.1, whole genome shotgun sequence genomic DNA:
- the LOC130444729 gene encoding G-protein coupled receptor Mth2-like yields MASKEGNYFCTKSATTSSSFRISATHDVSDDSATCIDVVDQSATIFRKNHSEYRKIEQVDLFNKCCPPNYFYDTEKRSCANSSNRTNIFGQNVVKIGLPQCEIISDLTVDLKTDVVWDDFNVVILKTGEMYAKNQFCLDETTIGRGVVRICRNSRFCKTVKCVRKCCPDGKSFVNGSHCEDTFVNGIQFDKFETFLGKTEDDIAIIHGYPVGKVYRELDVSPFYLDEKGNFHDTKTDSIFPLKEQPYCLEHATKNGINFGSVYFGFFISDNPPLATKFLWNRAAMIVSGVFLLLTIIFYVVSNETRKVFGKTLVCFCCSLLFLYTALVYHTFKTNLHYKPTKTLCKFIGFAIIYLGYCSFVWLQVICYDIYCTFGSSNRQLIKIEKQKRNFVKFLYYNIYGWGVPFLYTSFLVFVYETDSLPGPIKIDMAVTKCAIEKGNYAEIVFRAIPLTIIQILNLVFFTKTVMYVLAVKREIKKMVETPSTLKKKKKFFKKKAKFRLVVKLSFSMGVLYLFEVISSFFDFNDYEATAILEIIWDFIDCLQGLFIFIIFVCKKRNYIRLKKSSAVERIRKISSTTSRKTSIINNIANINNP; encoded by the exons ATGGCGTCGAAAGAAGGAAACTACTTCTGCACTAAAAGCGCCAcgacttcttcttctttcagaATCAGCGCTACTCACGACGTTTCGGACGATTCCGCGACGTGCATCGACGTCGTAGACCAATCGGCGacgatatttcgaaaaaaccaTTCGGAATACCGCAAAATAGAACAAGTGGATTTATTTAACAAATGTTGCCCGCCGAATTATTTCTACGACACCGAGAAACGTTCCTGCGCCAATTCCTCGAACAGAACCAACATTTTCGGGCAAAACGTCGTCAAAATCGGTTTACCCCAATGCGAAATAATATCAGATCTAACGGTCGATCTGAAAACCGACGTAGTTTGGGACGATTTCAAcgttgttattttaaaaaccgGCGAAATGTACGCGAAAAATCAATTTTGCTTGGACGAAACTACGATCGGCCGAGGCGTAGTCAGGATTTGCAGGAACTCGAGGTTTTGTAAAACGGTTAAATGCGTGAGAAAATGTTGTCCCGACGGTAAAAGTTTCGTTAACGGGTCTCATTGCGAAGATACTTTCGTTAACGGTATACAATTCGATAAATTCGAAACGTTTCTAGGAAAAACTGAAG aTGATATAGCGATTATACACGGCTACCCGGTAGGAAAAGTATACAGGGAGTTGGATGTATCGCCATTTTATTTGGACGAAAAGGGAAATTTTCACGATACGAAAACGGATTCTATATTTCCTTTGAAGGAACAACCTTATTGTCTGGAACACGCGACGAAGAACGGAATAAATTTCGGTTCGgtttattttggattttttataaGCGATAATCCGCCGTTGGCTACGAAATTTCTGTGGAATCGAGCCGCCATGATTGTATCTGGAGTGTTTTTGTTGTTGaccataattttttatgttgtttcGAATGAAACGAGGAAGGTTTTTGGTAAAACCTtagtttgtttttgttgttcttTGTTATTTCTTTATACGGCCCTCGTATATCATACCTTCAAGACGAATCTTCATTACAAACCGACAAAAACGCTTTGCAAATTCATAG GTTTTGCTATAATTTACCTCGGATATTGTAGCTTCGTTTGGTTACAAGTCATATGTTATGATATTTACTGTACGTTTGG gTCCTCGAATAGacaattgataaaaatagaaaaacaaaaaaggaatttcgtgaaatttttatattacaatataTACGGATGGGGAGTGCCTTTTTTATATACATCTTTTTTAGTATTTGTCTATGAAACTGATTCCTTACCGGGACCGATAAAAATAGACATGGCCGTCACTAAATGCGCCATAGAAAAAG gaAACTACGCAGAAATTGTTTTCAGAGCCATTCCATTgacaataattcaaatattaaatttggtttttttcacaaaaaccgTTATGTACGTTTTGGCGGTCAAaagagaaatcaaaaaaatgGTGGAAACCCCTTCGacgttaaaaaagaagaagaaattcttcaaaaagAAAGCAAA gtTTCGCCTAGTGgttaaactgtcattttcaatgggggttttatatttatttgaggttatatcatctttttttgatttcaatGATTACGAAGCCACTGCTATTCTAGAAATAATATGGGATTTTATAGATTGCTTACAAG gtttgtttatatttataattttcgtttGTAAGAAAAGAAACTACATCAGGTTAAAGAAATCCAGCGCCGTGgaaagaataagaaaaatatcctCGACGACATCAAGAAAAACCAGCATAATTAACAACATAGCGAATATTAACAATCCGTAG
- the LOC130444385 gene encoding complex III assembly factor LYRM7, whose product MSVNIRRQVLKTFKELHKTRKTVFQGDLTALSEARKRINEEYKKCKHVTDLKAIEELIKYSQDVERELRTTVIQAREVKPGIYEAKITKDTVKLDNIPFSECASKQKG is encoded by the coding sequence ATGTCTGTAAATATTCGAAGACAAGTATTAAAAACGTTTAAAGAATTacataaaactagaaaaacagTATTCCAAGGTGATTTAACCGCTTTAAGTGAAGCTAGGAAAAGAATAAACgaagaatacaaaaaatgtaaacacGTTACGGATCTCAAAGCTATagaagaattgataaaatattctcAAGATGTAGAAAGAGAATTGAGGACAACAGTGATACAAGCTAGAGAAGTTAAACCTGGAATTTATGAAgctaaaataacaaaagataCAGTGAAATTAGACAATATACCTTTCAGTGAATGTGCTAGTAAACAAAAAGgttaa